A single window of Toxoplasma gondii ME49 chromosome Ib, whole genome shotgun sequence DNA harbors:
- a CDS encoding protein phosphatase 2C domain-containing protein (encoded by transcript TGME49_207590), whose translation MQRGERLSPCCCGCPLSREIEFYHNTDSNTLPRFYFYACGKSKQHPLKGGPLKTTNADAFLIDRQVLGIADGVSSVEAEGFDPSRLPVELLTECSIECRARQQCSSVYDAESESIWTSWDLKEFSPHQYPLHILSRAHASCSSWGATTCVLTILDQSYLWTVNIGDSQALLLRRTSTPPRTVPVDQYTEHEMCHSSRSRIGDLSLCGGYQVVHRVTPQQHFFNCPFQLTRMPDVDCSFGEVLRRTADSADVSGHDVEAGDIIIVGSDGLFDNLFDEDILQVVNELCWRTSKAGEPPTTEPHVVAEKLLEMAMIAAGGCTNAEKAYLTPYAEGAFIELGKRVYGGKPDDITVVVGYIIDRAAPRRGSAGDSNCTRAAERPAQRDQAGSQDSCPYGIMDPIGELVGEEATSCMPNGRAPNLYGTPAHQRGISDTGSKSRGNTSETTTSKATMLSCQRLPGQSLLPTPTKQIDCPSSNETHTTLKNKMGMQYASLVAAVALSRRSFPPGAGRGALTAAPAWVASVHSVPADFSSKP comes from the exons AtgcagcgaggcgagaggctCTCTCCGTGCTGCTGCGGCTGCCCGCTTTCGAGAGAGATCGAATTTTACCACAACACGGATTCAAACACTCTTCCGCGCTTCTACTTTTACGCTTGCGGCAAGTCCAAACAGCATCCTCTCAAGGGTGGTCCACTGAAGACCACTAATGCAGACGCCTTCCTCATCGATCGTCAA GTCCTCGGTATTGCCGATGGGGTCAGCTCAGTCGAGGCCGAAGGCTTCGACCCTTCCCGCCTCCCTGTGGAACTGCTTACTGAGTGCTCCATAGAGTGTCGCGCCCGCCAGCAATGTTCCTCTGTCTACGATGCGGAATCCGAGAGTATCTGGACATCGTGGGACTTGAAAGAGTTCAGTCCTCACCAATATCCACTCCACATTCTTTCTCGAGCGCATGCGTCCTGTTCAAGCTGGGGCGCTACAACCTGTGTTCTCACGATACTGGACCAGAGCTACTTGTGGACAGTAAACATTGGTGATAGTCAGGCGCTCCTCTTGCGACGAACAAGTACCCCTCCTCGGACAGTTCCGGTGGATCAATACACTGAGCACGAAATGTGCCACAGCTCGAGAAGCAGAATAGGTGATCTGTCGCTCTGTGGAGGGTACCAAGTTGTTCACAGAGTCACACCGCAGCAGCACTTCTTTAACTGCCCTTTCCAACTGACGCGGATGCCAGATGTGGACTGCTCCTTCGGAGAAGTTCTGCGGCGGACTGCGGATTCGGCGGATGTCTCTGGACACGACGTGGAGGCCGGAGATATTATCATTGTGGGAAGTGACGGGCTCTTTGACAACCTCTTCGACGAGGATATTTTGCAAGTCGTCAACGAGCTCTGTTGGCGAACAAGTAAAGCAGGCGAACCGCCAACGACTGAGCCGCATGTCGTCGCGGAAAAGCTCCTGGAA ATGGCGATGATTGCAGCTGGTGGCTGTACGAATGCAGAAAAAGCGTATCTGACTCCGTACGCCGAAGGTGCTTTCATTGAATTGGGGAAGCGTGTGTACGGAGGAAAACCAGATGACATAACTGTCGTTGTTGGCTACATCATTGATCGAGCGGCGCCACGCAGAGGGTCTGCGGGAGATTCTAACTGTACTAGAGCTGCTGAAAGGCCAGCTCAACGGGATCAAGCTGGATCCCAGGATTCGTGTCCCTACGGGATCATGGATCCGATTGGAGAGTTGGTTGGCGAGGAAGCTACCAGCTGTATGCCAAATGGCCGTGCGCCAAATCTCTACGGGACCCCTGCTCACCAACGCGGCATAAGCGACACTGGCTCAAAATCCAGAGGAAACACCAGCGAAACCACTACCAGTAAAGCGACCATGCTGTCGTGCCAACGATTGCCTGGACAATCTTTGCTCCCGACACCCACAAAGCAAATAGACTGTCCGTCTTCAAATGAGACTCACACAACGTTGAAAAACAAAATGGGTATGCAATACGCATCCCTTGTTGCCGCTGTAGCTTTGTCAAGACGAAGCTTTCCACCCGGCGCAGGGAGGGGAGCCCTAACAGCGGCCCCTGCGTGGGTTGCTTCCGTCCATTCAGTGCCTGCTGACTTCAGCTCGAAGCCTTGA
- a CDS encoding tubulin/FtsZ family, GTPase domain-containing protein (encoded by transcript TGME49_207600) codes for MAVVAVQIGQCGNQLGVALFSRIAEEIAFAQSVRDEARARRLASIYFRDSEANKGSIASSSCAAVATDARVAPLFTALDRKREDTYAVSSEAWTPDNPKGLSPQWPMADAPAIARSILVDSEPGVLDTCLSGSPYSTSTGSRDKTGSSVIYSSNRDFTFSRSLHESHSATSFQWQYSKRNAIYGARATGCGNNWALGYLREGPRREEAIVGALQCELEKVDSLSSVLLIYSLAGGTGSGIGAFMNAVCHDLLGSTATVNLAVWPFASGELSVQSYNTALSLAHAYFFMDGMILAENTRLEELCGGTGTSFGGPSFSDMNRAISAAVASATLFPHHRWVTATAPGRLQSQMKTQSSHHGRKTLRHHGAGVASFSGGRQTLSRCSHSNPPEAVSPPPTPENSVLPIGASPLPFVVRELCSQPAYKLLTVFHNSIPTFAPVSKPHTFGSPQGFLSSPSCRHDSPFGCDTYGSLFKQMLRQFSRSTLRTPSSPADSGGLKRNAGIPGGFEQLSNCNKGTSPQVDSGKRFWSSMGPTGEPVGEHTPFSEGGQKRTFRGRLANQSAHARTSECGDCGKSGVPTTDTVRRTGERRTSGTLGAWAFIRGTDIEAAEAEEGFYPEEQLDSAVRIYKENTVPIRVRMNRPAVWRFPCGVLEQKVAEACDRQERL; via the exons ATGGCAGTAGTAGCTGTCCAGATTGGCCAATGCGGCAATCAACTTGGGGTGGCCCTGTTTTCTCGCATTGCTGAAGAGATTGCCTTCGCTCAAAGTGTGCGTGACGAAGCGCGTGCCAGGAGACTGGCCAGCATTTATTTCCGTGATTCTGAGGCCAACAAGGGCTCGATCGCTAGTTCGTCGTGTGCCGCAGTTGCGACTGATGCACGCGTGGCGCCGCTGTTCACTGCACTcgacaggaaaagagaggatACGTATGCAGTCAGCAGCGAGGCATGGACTCCTGATAATCCGAAGGGCCTCTCTCCTCAGTGGCCAATGGCGGATGCCCCTGCGATTGCCCGCTCTATCCTAGTCGATAGCGAACCAGGTGTTCTAGACACATGCTTGTCTGGATCACCGTATTCCACCTCAACTGGTtcgagagacaaaacgggGAGCTCTGTAATCTACTCATCCAACCGCGACTTCACTTTCTCACGAAGTCTTCACGAGTCACACTCCGCCACTTCTTTCCAGTGGCAGTACAGCAAACGGAACGCGATATACGGGGCACGTGCCACAGGGTGCGGCAACAACTGGGCTCTCGGGTACCTGCGTGAAGGTCCGCGTCGCGAAGAGGCCATTGTCGGAGCTCTTCAGTGCGAGCTAGAAAAAGTCGATAGTTTgtcctctgttcttctcatCTACAGTCTTGCTG GCGGCACTGGGTCGGGAATCGGGGCGTTCATGAACGCTGTTTGCCACGATCTTCTGGGTTCTACTGCGACGGTCAATCTCGCGGTCTGGCCGTTTGCGTCTGGGGAGCTGTCTGTCCAAAGCTACAATACGGCACTATCTCTAGCCCATGCCTACTTTTTTAT GGATGGTATGATACTCGCTGAAAACACGCGTCTGGAGGAGCTTTGCGGAGGAACTGGAACTAGCTTCGGGGGGCCTTCGTTCAGTGACATGAACCGTGCAATTTCAGCAGCAGTTGCATCTGCCACGCTGTTCCCGCACCATCGGTGGGTCACTGCGACAGCACCCGGACGCCTTCAAAGCCAGATGAAAACCCAGTCTAGCCACCACGGACGGAAAACGCTGCGACATCACGGAGCAGgtgtcgcttctttttcaGGCGGAAGGCAGACCCTGTCCAGATGCAGTCATTCCAACCCGCCTGAAGCAGTGAGCCCCCCACCGACCCCCGAGAATTCTGTTCTACCTATAGGAGCGAGTCCGCTACCTTTTGTCGTGCGAGAgctgtgcagccaacccgcCTATAAACTCCTAACAGTATTTCATAACTCAATACCCACTTTCGCGCCGGTGTCAAAGCCTCACACCTTCGGGAGCCCACAAGGATTCTTGTCCTCCCCTTCCTGTCGGCACGATAGTCCTTTTGGCTGTGACACCTACGGTAGTTTGTTCAAGCAAATGCTCCGCCAGTTTTCCCGAAGTACGCTCCGGaccccttcctctccagcagATAGTGGCGGACTCAAGCGAAACGCAGGAATTCCGGGGGGTTTTGAGCAGCTTTCCAACTGCAACAAAGGTACGTCCCCGCAGGTGGACAGTGGCAAACGTTTTTGGTCCTCCATGGGGCCGACTGGGGAGCCGGTTGGAGAGCATACACCTTTCTCCGAGGGAGGGCAAAAGAGGACATTCCGTGGACGCCTTGCTAACCAATCTGCTCACGCCAGGACGTCGGAGTGCGGTGACTGTGGGAAGTCTGGCGTTCCAACTACAGATACAGTCCGAAGGACTGGAGAACGGCGCACTAGCGGGACGCTGGGGGCGTGGGCATTCATACGAGGGACTGACATTGAGGCcgcggaagcagaagaggggTTTTATCCTGAGGAACAACTTGATTCCGCTGTGCGAATTTACAAGGAGAATACGGTTCCGATACGAGTAAGGATGAACAGACCAGCTGTTTGGAGGTTCCCCTGTGGCGTTCTCGAGCAAAAAGTTGCAGAAGCATGTGACAGGCAGGAGCGTTTATAG
- the ROP36 gene encoding rhoptry kinase family protein ROP36 (incomplete catalytic triad) (encoded by transcript TGME49_207610~Signal peptide predicted by SignalP 2.0 HMM (probability 0.905) with cleavage site probability 0.462 at residue 26), giving the protein MYQLLRIRSLFIFVSILVLQTVTVAALDDGAESLDPQPTAGEGAKELGNRTTSRRKDAVALKTDGTLSEAEAKRPVEERSPQSTYDFSSAASAFQKWADGMTPKKKEPDNLLVVKGDRKPKAPRIAEDNGTDDIAVDEGNEIEEVILPPLTTFLEREHYSAVAQMLNGMHERYEHYLSATVLEETRAFLDKVKDLRSNHIERFNKVIGNNEFAFLRPLRYSRLPHPSSDVLRNLHPEHNAVAEKHWKRAWGNHYASGEVLKIKRLDMINYGYASATYAVKRIFPYTLDPDDRQSRTLDQDGALKVFVVKRNRIEVDLVEELLLHQTRAWRFFPPERAEQLAETEGLLIPVSLLKLVNDDDEEIGQKEDRINELLGPKGDILNAFLLYPRAYACSLKFFLISWGRTDLLIKTAPMKAMISISIQMVYAVASLNSYGLVHGHIRPSSFVMTTDGKVLLTDFHTVVEEGSKLSCSHKRVRAMADLNASPEELECSHHGPGQTFEASFALDAWRLGVSLYKLWCRESWREPKPGETWTERLTTRQVAFVKAQQRGRTSRSGLDLQHCRADTPSFILRLIQQFLEPNPETRLTPIDAVKGTSLFRHMERRLKVVQDIRETMLRKRSEEL; this is encoded by the coding sequence ATGTACCAGCTACTGAGAATAAGGTCGCTGTTCATTTTTGTGTCAATTCTCGTTCTACAGACGGTCACAGTAGCGGCGCTGGACGATGGCGCCGAGTCACTTGATCCACAGCCTACTGCAGGTGAGGGTGCAAAGGAGCTGGGAAACAGAACAACTTCCCGAAGGAAAGATGCCGTTGCTCTAAAAACCGATGGAACATTGTcggaggcagaagcgaaacgccCTGTGGAGGAGCGGTCACCGCAGTCCACGTAtgacttttcttctgcagcgtcCGCCTTTCAGAAGTGGGCGGACGGTATGACGCCTAAAAAGAAAGAACCAGATAATCTTCTGGTTGTGAAAGGAGATCGAAAACCGAAGGCCCCCCGGATAGCGGAAGACAACGGGACCGATGATATTGCAGTGGACGAAGGCAACGAGATAGAAGAAGTCATTCTTCCTCCGCTGACCACTTTTCTAGAAAGAGAGCACTACAGTGCAGTAGCTCAGATGCTCAACGGCATGCATGAAAGATACGAGCACTACCTCTCCGCGACTGTGTTGGAGGAGACCCGGGCGTTCCTTGACAAGGTGAAAGATCTCCGGAGCAATCACATCGAGCGATTCAACAAAGTAATCGGCAACAATGAATTTGCATTCCTTCGTCCCCTACGGTACTCCAGACTGCCTCACCCGTCCAGCGATGTGTTGCGCAATCTTCATCCAGAGCACAACGCAGTGGCTGAAAAGCACTGGAAACGTGCCTGGGGAAATCACTATGCCTCGGGAGAAGTCTTGAAAATCAAGAGACTCGACATGATTAACTACGGGTACGCGAGCGCCACGTACGCGGTCAAGCGCATTTTTCCGTACACTCTCGATCCCGACGACCGCCAGTCTCGGACCCTCGATCAAGACGGAGCCCTCAAGGTGTTTGTTGTGAAGAGAAATCGAATTGAAGTGGATCTCGTCGAAGAACTGCTCCTCCACCAGACGCGCGCCTGGCGCTTTTTTCCTCCCGAACGTGCGGAGCAGCTGGCAGAAACGGAAGGTCTCCTGAtccctgtttctctgctcaAGCTCGTGAACGACGATGACGAGGAGATCGGCCAGAAGGAAGACAGGATCAACGAACTGCTGGGTCCGAAGGGCGACATCCTCAATGCGTTCCTACTCTACCCGCGTGCCTACGCGTGCAGCCTCAAattcttcctcatctcttGGGGACGAACGGACCTTCTAATCAAGACGGCGCCAATGAAAGCGATGATCTCCATCAGCATTCAAATGGTCTACGCGGTCGCGTCACTCAATAGTTATGGACTCGTTCACGGACACATTCGACCGAGCAGCTTCGTCATGACGACAGACGGAAAGGTGCTCTTGACGGACTTCCACACAGTTGTGGAGGAGGGCTCCAAACTCAGCTGTTCCCACAAACGCGTTCGTGCAATGGCGGACCTTAACGCCTCTCCGGAAGAGCTGGAATGCTCTCACCATGGACCAGGACAGACGTTCGAGGCGTCTTTTGCTCTCGACGCTTGGCGACTCGGAGTGAGTCTGTACAAACTCTGGTGTCGAGAGTCTTGGCGTGAACCGAAGCCAGGAGAAACCTGGACCGAGCGTCTGACCACGAGACAAGTCGCTTTCGTCAAAGCCCAGCAGCGGGGACGCACGTCGCGTTCCGGCCTCGACCTCCAACACTGCAGAGCAGACACCCCTTCCTTCATTCTTCGTCTTATTCAGCAATTCCTCGAGCCGAACCCCGAGACTCGGCTAACGCCTATCGATGCTGTCAAGGGAACTAGCCTCTTTCGCCATATGGAAAGGAGGTTGAAAGTCGTTCAAGATATTCGCGAGACCATGCTGAGAAAGCGCAGCGAGGAGCTGTAG